From Tiliqua scincoides isolate rTilSci1 chromosome 2, rTilSci1.hap2, whole genome shotgun sequence, the proteins below share one genomic window:
- the GPR151 gene encoding G-protein coupled receptor 151 has protein sequence MNSSLAQPLHYAGGFEPQDSKEWKVVIPAFLGVICLAGFAGNVCVIGILLYNSRKGKPSMIHSLILNLSLADLLLILFVVPFRAAAYSKGVWYLGWFLCKTSDWFRHACMTSKSLTIAVIAKTCFMYANNPAKQVDIKWHTICTVLLVIWLVALGIPLPLWFFSSLWEPEVGSALCIMIIPLHAHEFMSVFVKLYPLLVFCAPLTFAFFYFWRAYGRCQRRGTKTQNLRNQIRSRCLTVMLLSVTVTSAVMWLPDWISWLWLWHLKKDGPAPPQGFMATTQVLMFAISSANPLIFVLMSEEFREGFKGLWKRLTLKRTLPTSEDQEETAADNSEEVPDSAPSPEQASPIQEKESPSVPNTSESMEIKKEMPILPDVEQFWHEREAVPDVHDNDPIPWEHNGQETVGCDQQN, from the coding sequence ATGAACAGCTCTCTGGCTCAACCACTCCATTACGCAGGAGGCTTCGAACCTCAAGATTCCAAGGAGTGGAAGGTGGTGATCCCAGCCTTCTTGGGGGTGATCTGCCTTGCTGGTTTTGCAGGGAATGTGTGCGTAATTGGAATCCTACTGTACAACTCAAGGAAGGGGAAACCTTCCATGATCCACTCATTGATCCTCAACCTCAGCCTGGCTGATCTGCTCCTCATCCTCTTTGTTGTGCCCTTCAGGGCAGCTGCTTACTCCAAGGGAGTCTGGTATCTAGGCTGGTTTCTTTGCAAAACCTCTGACTGGTTCCGACATGCTTGCATGACTTCCAAGAGCTTGACCATTGCTGTGATAGCAAAGACTTGCTTCATGTATGCAAATAACCCAGCAAAACAAGTGGACATTAAGTGGCATACCATCTGCACCGTGCTGTTGGTGATTTGGCTGGTGGCCTTGGGAATCCCACTGCCCTTGTGGTTCTTCAGCAGCCTTTGGGAGCCAGAGGTAGGCTCTGCATTGTGCATCATGATTATTCCACTCCATGCTCATGAGTTTATGTCAGTCTTTGTCAAGCTCTATCCCCTGCTGGTATTTTGTGCACCCCTCACCTTTGCTTTCTTTTATTTCTGGAGAGCTTATGGAAGATGCCAGCGGAGGGGAACCAAAACTCAAAATCTGAGGAATCAGATCAGATCTAGATGCCTCACTGTGATGCTCCTGAGTGTAACTGTCACCTCTGCAGTGATGTGGCTGCCTGACTGGATATCTTGGTTGTGGCTCTGGCACCTGAAAAAGGATGGGCCTGCTCCCCCACAAGGGTTCATGGCCACTACCCAAGTCCTCATGTTTGCTATCTCTTCAGCCAATCCTCTTATCTTTGTTCTTATGTCAGAAGAATTCAGAGAGGGTTTCAAAGGCTTATGGAAAAGGCTTACGCTGAAAAGGACATTGCCTACTTCTGAAGATCAGGAGGAAACAGCAGCTGATAACTCAGAGGAAGTCCCAGATTCTGCACCTTCCCCAGAACAAGCATCACCTATTCAAGAGAAGGAGTCCCCCTCTGTCCCCAATACTTCAGAAAGCATGGAAATAAAGAAAGAGATGCCCATTTTGCCAGATGTTGAGCAATTTTGGCATGAGAGAGAAGCAGTTCCTGATGTTCACGACAATGACCCCATTCCTTGGGAACACAATGGACAAGAGACAGTAGGTTGTGATCAACAAAACTGA